In candidate division WOR-3 bacterium, a genomic segment contains:
- a CDS encoding DUF1844 domain-containing protein, with product MDENLTPNQPLERASLSSHIFQLATAALVYMGAAKLPGDEEVEVNLPLAKLTIDTLDMLKTKTDGNRTADETSLLDDVLYQLRMSYVKSETAEPSATATPPADKPAS from the coding sequence ATGGATGAGAACCTGACCCCCAATCAACCGCTTGAAAGAGCCTCCTTGAGTTCGCACATCTTCCAACTCGCGACTGCGGCGCTCGTCTACATGGGCGCGGCCAAACTGCCCGGAGACGAAGAGGTGGAAGTCAACCTTCCGCTGGCCAAACTTACCATCGACACCCTTGACATGCTCAAGACCAAGACCGATGGCAACCGAACCGCGGATGAGACGTCTCTCCTCGACGACGTACTCTACCAACTCCGCATGTCATACGTCAAGAGCGAGACCGCCGAGCCCTCGGCCACGGCGACGCCGCCGGCCGACAAACCGGCATCCTGA
- the alr gene encoding alanine racemase, protein MIEQMEFGRIWAEINLDALNKNLNQVRRHADSGKVMLAIKADAYGHGLREVAHEVADRVDFFGVASTEEGITLRLGGIKNAILVLSPVPYHEVPALFDHNLTPSVTETEFAQRLSREAVKRNTSIGLHIEVDTGMGRTGVDESAAGEFVAGVAKLPALDIEGVFTHFPVADSDIEFTRHQLVLYERLLTRLTRLGISGFLRHTANTAGLLNLPGSRYDLIRPGLVVYGILPDSHHSGYRTSELKLTPVMSLRSRIVNLRDIASGRSLSYERTYFTRRDSRIAVITAGYGDGYPWSLKNRGKAMVRGSRVPIVGNVCMDLTMLDVTDVPGAQIGDTVTLLGSAEGDTIAANELAGWAETIPYEIICRVSPRVPRVYLRGGKVEKTRTLLDHYNHG, encoded by the coding sequence CGCCATGCCGACAGCGGCAAGGTCATGCTGGCAATCAAGGCAGATGCCTACGGCCACGGCCTGCGCGAAGTCGCCCACGAAGTCGCGGATCGCGTCGACTTCTTCGGCGTGGCCAGCACCGAAGAAGGCATCACGCTCCGGCTCGGCGGCATCAAGAACGCCATCCTCGTCCTCTCGCCTGTCCCCTACCACGAAGTCCCGGCGCTCTTCGACCACAACCTGACGCCCTCGGTAACCGAGACCGAGTTCGCCCAGCGCCTTTCCCGCGAAGCCGTGAAACGCAACACGTCCATCGGCCTGCACATTGAGGTCGACACCGGCATGGGCCGAACCGGGGTCGACGAATCGGCCGCCGGCGAGTTCGTGGCCGGCGTTGCCAAACTACCCGCCCTGGACATAGAGGGTGTCTTCACCCACTTCCCGGTTGCGGACTCGGACATTGAGTTTACGCGCCATCAACTGGTGCTCTACGAGCGTTTGCTGACCCGCCTGACCCGCCTCGGAATCAGCGGATTCCTCCGCCACACCGCCAACACGGCCGGCCTGCTCAACCTGCCAGGCTCGCGCTATGACCTCATCCGTCCGGGTCTCGTCGTCTACGGCATTCTCCCGGACAGCCACCACTCCGGCTACCGCACTTCGGAACTCAAACTCACTCCGGTGATGAGCCTGCGCAGCCGCATCGTCAACCTGCGCGACATCGCCTCCGGGCGCTCGTTGAGCTACGAACGAACCTACTTCACCCGGCGTGACTCCCGCATCGCCGTCATCACAGCCGGGTACGGCGACGGCTACCCCTGGTCGCTCAAGAATCGGGGCAAAGCGATGGTCCGGGGCAGCCGCGTGCCGATTGTCGGCAACGTCTGCATGGACCTCACCATGCTCGACGTCACCGACGTCCCCGGCGCACAGATCGGCGATACGGTCACCCTGCTCGGCTCGGCCGAAGGCGACACCATTGCCGCCAATGAACTGGCCGGGTGGGCCGAGACAATTCCCTATGAGATAATCTGCCGCGTCAGCCCGCGCGTACCGCGAGTCTACCTGCGCGGCGGAAAGGTAGAAAAGACCCGCACCTTGCTCGATCATTACAACCATGGATGA